GCACAGTATGTCGAGGTCGCAGTCCCGGCGGTGCCCGGGCTCGACCGCGCGATGATCGTGATGGCGGATGGCGAACCGCTGTCGTTCGTGATTCCCCAATTCCCCTGGACGACGCAATTCGTGCGCGTGGGCGGCGGCTTCATCGGTCCGCCGATGCCGCCGTGGGCCCTGGACCGCGTTGCCGCGAAGCGGATCGCCTCGCATACGGGGCCCTTCTACGCGCTGTTCTCGCCGAAAAACCGGACCGCCGCCGAACAGGCACTGGCAGCTGCCGGGATAGCACTGGGCGACGGCGAATGCCGGCCCGTGCCCGCCAACCTCTACGACCGCAACGCTCCTGTCCCGGTGCTATGCCCCGCGCAGCGCGCCGCCGCGCCGATGCCGTAGCACCGGATCAGCGGACGCCGCACGGGGAGTGATGCACGGCTAGACCACACCAAACAGCTTGAGCAGGATGATGCCGGTGAGCGGCACGCCGAGCAGCCACAGGATGATTCCACTTTTCATCGTCCTTCTCCTTGGATAGACGCAATCGCCGGTCGCCTTTGGGCCGGCGAGCGGAAGCCGCAGGGTCCGTGCCAAGGGTTTGATGCGGGAAATACCGCGTGCACAGCGGTTTTCCCCTCGCGCGCTGCAAGGCTGGCGCCACTGGGCCACGCATTCCGCACGACCGGATTCCCCGGGCCACGACGTGAAACAGCCCGTACTTCCGGCTCAATACGTCACTTCAACGCTCGCCAGATACATGGCCTTGGCACCGTGTCCCGGCAGCGCCAGCAGGCGCAGCCGCTGACCGGGCCGGGCGTGGCGCACGTAGCCGTCAAACCCGCGCTTGTGCCCGAATCGCCATTGCAACGGCGAGGTGACGACCGCAACGGCACTCCATTCGGCAAACCCGCGCACCCGGTTCTGGTCGTCGACGAAGACCAGCTCGGCGTCCGCCGGGAGTTGGTTTCCGGCCTGCCATTCGCCGCGCAGATGCAACCCCACCGCCCCGTCACGCACATCGTGCACGGCGTGCTGTTCGAGAATGGACGCTGACCCGCTGGATTCCGAGTCCAGCGTGCCATTCCACACCTGGCCCAATTGCTGCCACGCCGGTCCGCGAAACATCGCCAATCGCCGCTCGCGCAGCAACTCGACCACCCGCAGCCGGGTGGCGCGGCTGGCATCGGCGTTATCCGGGAACAATGCCGCGTCATACACCTGCGAGCGCACCGCCGCCGCCAGCTGCTGGCTGGAGCGGTACATCGCGCTGCCCCAGAAGCCCCAGGCCAGGCCCGTCGGTACCAGCAGCCCCACGCAAAGCGCCACCGCCGGCGCCGCGCCCCATCGTCCCTTGCCGCGGCGCGCCAGGGCCAGCCAGGCCAGACCCAGCCAGAACAGACACGGCCACACCAGGTAGCGCGTGGCGAATATCTGCTCGGGGCTGGCCTGGAAATACGCCAGGCGCGCCGTGCCGACGACCCCCGCCGTGACCGCGGCAAACACCGCCAGCCCCAATCCCACCACTTCCAGGCGGGTGGGGTCGTGCCACCGGCGCCCGCGCGACAGCACCGCCGCCGCCAGGGCAACCAGTCCGAGAAATCCGATGAGCGCCGCCGTGGAAGTGCGCCAGTCGAGTCCCGGCACTGCGTCCACGGCACCGGCGCTCAGACGCAGTGCACGACCGGCGAGGTTGCCGTCGAAGGCAGCGGCGAGATTCGCCGAGAGGGGTGGATCCGCCAGCCCCAGCCAGCCGTTGATCCACGGGGAAGAAAGCCAGCGTGCACCGGCCACGGCATTGTCCAGGGGCCGGATCGCCATCACCTCGCGCACGCCATCCGTTCCCGGCAACACGCCGAGGTAGAGCAGCAGGCAGGCGAGAAACCCGCCCAGCGGCCACAGGAGCGGCCGCCACGGCACACGCAGGAGCACGGCGACGCAGCCGACCGCCAGGAAACTGGCGATACCCGGGCCGAAGCAGAACGTCGCGACCACGCAGGCCAGGGTGGCGCCCGCCATCCAGCGACCCGCCGAACCGCGTGCCGCCTGCCACAGGCACAGCTGTGCCGCCACGACCGCCGCCGTGAGGAGATACGCGTGGACCAGCTCGTGACCATGCAACAGCATCCGGGCATTGCCCATCCACAGCACCAGCGCCACGCCGGCCAAGCCGGCCGCCGCGCGGCGCGCGGGCGTGAGGCCCGGCTGCAGCGCGCCCACCAGGCCCAGCATGCCGGCCGTGAGAAAGGCGGCGCCAGCGCCCACGACAAGCTGCAGGGCCTGCCCGCCGCCGAACCAGCGAATCTCGGCCAGCCGCACCAGGGCGGGCAGAATCGGCCGATGGCCGTTCTCCAGCTGCCAGGCGTTCGCCGGGAACGGCAGGGTCAGGTAGGTCTCGTAGAGGCGGAACTGGTCGAACATCGGCTGGGGCCAGCCGAAGGCGGTGATTTCCAGCAGCGCGTGCAGGGCGAAAAATCCCGCCAGTGCCGCGCAGCCGAGCACGAACCACCGTTCCATCGATTTCACGATCCGACACGCTCCCGAGGGCGCCTGCGGCGCCGGCCAGCCCGACATCCTATACTGCGCCGTTCCGCGCCGCAGTCCCGTCCGCCGGGAAGGCCAATACCGAAACCCGACTCCGTCCAAGCGAATGCTGTTCAACTCGATTCACTTCGTCGTGTTCTTCCTGGCGGTCTTCGCCATGAACAACCTCCTGCGCCCCTGGCCGACGGCGCAGAAGCTCATGCTGCTGGCAGCGAGCTACTACTTCTACGGCCAGTGGAGCTGGATGTACCTGGGCCTGATCCTGTGGTCGACCCTGCTCGACTACGCCATTGGCCTGGGCATGGTCCGCGTCCGGCATCCGCAGCGGCTACTGTGGGTGAGCCTTGCGACAAACCTGGGCCTGCTGGCCTTCTTCAAGTACACCAACTGGCTGATCGAGAACTGGAACGTCGCGGCGGGCGCGGTGGGCTTCACCTGGCAGTTCTCGCCCATGGACATCATCCTGCCGGTGGGAATTTCGTTTTACACATTCCAGAGCCTGTCCTACACCATCGACGTCTACCGCGGAGTCAGCACGCCGCGGCGCAACCTGCTCGACTACGCCCTTTTCGTGGCGTTCTTTCCGCAACTGGCCGCCGGGCCGATCGTCCGCGACTACGAATTCTTCCGCGAGCTGGACGGTGACCGCCGCCTCGACGTGGAGCGCGCGCAGCAGGCCCTGGTGCTGATTGCCTTCGGCTTTGCCAAGAAGATCGTCTTCGCCGACAACCTGGCGCCGATCGTCGACCACGCCTACGCCACGCCGGCCGCCCTCGGATTCTGGGATTCCCTGCTGGCCACCTACGCCTTCGCCTTCCAGATCTACTGCGATTTCTCCGGCTACACCGATATCGCCATCGGCACGGCGCTGCTGCTGGGCTTCCGCTACCCGCAGAACTTCAACTACCCCTACATTGCCACCAGCCTGCAGGACTTCTGGCGACGCTGGCACATCAGCCTGTCGCGCTGGCTGCGCGATTACCTGTACGTATCACTCGGCGGCAACCGCAAGGGGCCCGGGCGCACCTACATCAACCTGATGCTGACCATGCTGCTCGGTGGCCTGTGGCACGGCGCGAGCTGGAACTTCGTCATCTGGGGCGGCGTGCACGGCGGGTATCTGGCGTTCGAGCGCGCCGTGCTGCAGCGTATTCCTCTCTGGAACAGCGAACATGTCGCGGTGCGCTGCCTGCGCTGGTTCGTCACCTTCCATGTCGTGTGCTTCGCCTGGATCTTCTTCCGTGCCAAGACCTTTGCCGACAGCCAGGCGATCATCGCGAACCTCGCCTTCGAATCAGTCCTCGATTTCGACTTTGCACGCCACGGCGGGCTGGCCCTGCTGCTGGGAATCATGCTCGCAGCGCATCTCCTGGGTGGCGGCGTCGGCACCAAGGAACGTGTCATGCGCGACCGCGGCCCCGTCTTTGCAGTGACCCTGGCCGCCATTGCCCTGATGCTGATCTGGTTCACGCCCGCGGCGACCAGTGCATTTATCTACTTCCAGTTCTGACCCATGCG
This genomic stretch from Tahibacter amnicola harbors:
- a CDS encoding MBOAT family O-acyltransferase, translating into MLFNSIHFVVFFLAVFAMNNLLRPWPTAQKLMLLAASYYFYGQWSWMYLGLILWSTLLDYAIGLGMVRVRHPQRLLWVSLATNLGLLAFFKYTNWLIENWNVAAGAVGFTWQFSPMDIILPVGISFYTFQSLSYTIDVYRGVSTPRRNLLDYALFVAFFPQLAAGPIVRDYEFFRELDGDRRLDVERAQQALVLIAFGFAKKIVFADNLAPIVDHAYATPAALGFWDSLLATYAFAFQIYCDFSGYTDIAIGTALLLGFRYPQNFNYPYIATSLQDFWRRWHISLSRWLRDYLYVSLGGNRKGPGRTYINLMLTMLLGGLWHGASWNFVIWGGVHGGYLAFERAVLQRIPLWNSEHVAVRCLRWFVTFHVVCFAWIFFRAKTFADSQAIIANLAFESVLDFDFARHGGLALLLGIMLAAHLLGGGVGTKERVMRDRGPVFAVTLAAIALMLIWFTPAATSAFIYFQF